The Candidatus Schekmanbacteria bacterium genomic interval CATAGGAAAGAGGATTCTGCAAGAGGTACAGTATGTCTGAAGAGAGACTTTTGCAGGATTATCTGAATGACATAATCGAATCAATAACTGATATAAAAGATTTTACTCATGGATTAAGTTTTGAAGAATTTATTAAAGATAAGAAAACTGCAAAAGCTGTTGTTAGAAGCCTTGAGGTTATTGGAGAAGCAGTCAGTAAAATTCCTCAAAATATTTTAGATAATTACCCAAATATGTCCTGGCAGGAAATAAAAGGGATGAGGAATAGATTGATTCATGAATATTTCGGCGTTGATCTTGAAATTGTCTGGCAGACAATGAAAGAGGACATAGAACCATTAGAATCTACAGCAAGAAAAATGTTTTCTGATTTGTATGGCGGTTGATTAATAGTTTGTTTTTCTGTTCATTCTTTTGCGTGCCTAAAAGAATGAACCAAGAAAAGGGCACCCCTGGTATTGCCAATTAATAATTCTAGACCTAACTTTCGCTTTATAATTATTTTGAAATCCCATGAATAACATCTGCTTTAATTGCCATTTTTAATAAATATTCAGCAAAGTCCTTTCTCATCCCTATGTTATAAAGAATTTTTTCGTCTAATTTGTCTAAATTAGAAGCGACTAATAAAGTTATAATTAAATCTATTAATTCTATTGATGAATTTCTTATCATAAGTTTATCTTTCCTCAACAATTTAAACAATTTATCACCCCCATCTATTTCCCGTAATATAATGCGTTCAAGTAACAGAATATGGTTGATCCCAATTTTATGACATAGATTTTTTATCAACAAAATCTCGTCAGCATAATAATCACCAAATAAAAGAAGAGGCTTTTGTAAGCTTAATTTAATATTAAATCTTTCAAGGCGACATTCTATTAAACTATGAACACTATCAGTTGAAAAATACTTAAAAAGATTAATTGAGTTAATGTTATATTTAGGAGTTCTCTTTGATTTTTTAAACTTCATGTTTACTTTAATTTTTGCTTCTTCTTTTCTAAGTGCTGAGAATTCATTGTCAGCAACTTC includes:
- a CDS encoding DUF86 domain-containing protein, translating into MSEERLLQDYLNDIIESITDIKDFTHGLSFEEFIKDKKTAKAVVRSLEVIGEAVSKIPQNILDNYPNMSWQEIKGMRNRLIHEYFGVDLEIVWQTMKEDIEPLESTARKMFSDLYGG